The following proteins are encoded in a genomic region of Pseudomonas sp. Os17:
- a CDS encoding YkgJ family cysteine cluster protein: MSEASPCLNCGACCSYFRVSFFWGECASSGGTVPDDLVQSINPTRVAMLGTDCKSPRCIALEGEVGQRVSCSIYEQRSSPCREFEASWADGQHNSDCDAARAAFGLAPLDPIDHEPWFEKSA; the protein is encoded by the coding sequence ATGTCCGAAGCCAGTCCGTGTCTGAATTGCGGTGCCTGCTGTTCATACTTTCGTGTGTCTTTTTTCTGGGGCGAATGCGCCTCATCCGGTGGTACGGTCCCCGACGATCTGGTGCAGAGCATCAATCCCACGCGGGTGGCCATGCTCGGTACCGACTGCAAGTCGCCACGCTGCATCGCCCTTGAAGGCGAGGTCGGCCAGCGCGTGAGCTGCTCGATTTATGAACAACGCTCCAGCCCGTGCCGGGAGTTCGAAGCGTCCTGGGCCGACGGCCAGCACAACAGCGATTGCGACGCCGCCCGCGCGGCCTTCGGCCTCGCGCCACTGGACCCCATCGACCACGAACCCTGGTTCGAGAAAAGCGCTTAG
- a CDS encoding spinster family MFS transporter has product MDNSTQAANAWRILFLLFLANLFNFFDRTIPAIIIEPIRMEWHLSDFQLGIIGTAFTIVYAIAGLPLGRLADTGSRSKLMGWGLAVWSGLTAVNGMVGSFWSFLLVRMGVGIGEASYAPAANSLIGDLFPAHRRARAMGIFMLGLPLGLVLAFFTIGAMVKAFDSWRAPFFIAAVPGLVLAVFMFFIKEPKRGAAETVKVAQVPIDRPIRRVLAIPTFLWLTLAGLTFNFATYACNSFLVPMLQRYFLMPLQEAAMATGLIVGVTGLVGLTLGGWFADKIHQRIANGRLLFAACSLIISTLATGWALHAGRVEIGVFVAVFSVGWLFAYNFYTCVYTALQDVVEPRLRATAMALFFAGLYLLGGGLGPVVVGALSDHFAHSAMYAAGAQLMTEEFKAIGLHDAMYLIPVALFLTLLFLFQAARCFVGDSQRMKDGLALAAPGAPALAV; this is encoded by the coding sequence ATGGATAACTCGACTCAAGCGGCAAATGCCTGGCGCATTCTGTTCCTGTTGTTTTTGGCAAACCTGTTCAACTTCTTCGATCGCACCATCCCCGCCATCATCATCGAGCCGATCCGCATGGAATGGCACTTGAGCGATTTTCAGCTGGGGATCATCGGCACCGCCTTCACCATCGTCTACGCCATCGCCGGCCTGCCCCTGGGGCGCCTGGCCGATACCGGCTCGCGCAGCAAGCTGATGGGCTGGGGGTTGGCGGTGTGGAGCGGGCTGACCGCAGTGAACGGCATGGTCGGCAGTTTCTGGAGCTTCTTGCTGGTGCGCATGGGGGTCGGCATCGGCGAAGCCAGCTATGCGCCGGCGGCCAACTCGCTGATTGGCGACCTGTTTCCGGCCCATCGTCGGGCCCGGGCCATGGGCATCTTCATGCTTGGCCTGCCCCTGGGGCTGGTGCTGGCATTCTTCACCATCGGCGCCATGGTCAAGGCCTTCGACAGCTGGCGGGCGCCGTTCTTCATTGCCGCGGTGCCGGGGCTGGTGCTGGCGGTGTTCATGTTCTTCATCAAGGAGCCCAAGCGCGGCGCTGCTGAAACGGTGAAGGTGGCGCAAGTGCCTATCGACCGACCGATCCGCCGGGTGCTGGCGATACCGACCTTTCTCTGGCTGACCCTGGCCGGGCTGACCTTCAACTTCGCCACCTACGCCTGCAACTCGTTCCTGGTGCCGATGCTCCAGCGTTACTTCCTCATGCCCTTGCAGGAGGCGGCGATGGCCACCGGGTTGATCGTCGGTGTCACCGGGTTGGTGGGGCTGACCCTGGGCGGCTGGTTCGCCGACAAGATCCATCAGCGGATCGCCAACGGTCGCCTGCTGTTCGCCGCCTGCAGCCTGATCATTTCGACCCTGGCCACCGGCTGGGCGCTGCATGCCGGGCGAGTCGAGATCGGGGTGTTTGTCGCGGTCTTCAGTGTCGGCTGGCTGTTTGCCTACAACTTCTACACCTGCGTCTACACCGCCCTGCAGGATGTGGTCGAGCCGCGCTTGCGGGCCACCGCCATGGCCCTGTTCTTCGCCGGCCTGTACTTGCTCGGTGGTGGCCTGGGGCCGGTGGTGGTCGGTGCGCTGTCGGACCATTTCGCCCACTCGGCGATGTACGCCGCCGGCGCGCAGCTGATGACCGAGGAGTTCAAGGCCATCGGCCTGCACGACGCCATGTACCTGATTCCGGTGGCGCTGTTCCTGACCCTGCTGTTTCTGTTTCAGGCCGCCCGCTGCTTTGTCGGTGACTCCCAGCGCATGAAGGACGGCTTGGCGCTGGCCGCGCCTGGGGCGCCGGCGCTGGCGGTCTGA
- a CDS encoding putative bifunctional diguanylate cyclase/phosphodiesterase has translation MDWLGLHFISELPDSGQVVLHGTHNPVLVLLAYLVACAASFATLDMAERISHVEQPSSQRLWRCVGACCLAGGIWTMHFIAMLAFEAPLKIHYALPPTLLSLLIALIAAWLAMNTLSHKQLPLWRCVIAAIWIGLGISGMHYVGVSAMRSSAGLYYQPLLMGLSLLLAIACSLAALLLSRHLRDGSGMFHQLLKYASSLLLGGGIVLMHFTGMWSMTLVLPAGSAVVPAIPNEHLQLGLTLSVIILLIIGSGLSAALADKKLQHKERDLHRVNALLSQLDQARMSLQQVAHYDALTNLINRRGFNQLFAEKLMEKTRYGGMLAVMFLDIDHFKRINDSLGHDAGDELLKVIAGHIKSSTRSHEDVVARLGGDEFCILITLHERDEARHMAQRIMHKMKEPIELGGRRMVMTTSIGISVFPDDGKTCEELLKNADLALYQSKDSGRNTLHFFNTSLKTRATLELQLEEELRNALRDDQGLLLHYQPIYDLKRARVTKLEALIRWQHPQHGLLTPDRFINIAEANGMIAELDNWVLRKACQDLGQLSQQGRGELKIAVNCSALNLTREALATEIESALRDARVAPQRLELEVTENALMGNIASTLALLQQIRRLGVSLSIDDFGTGYSSLAYLKRLPLNTLKIDRSFIQDIPHSTQDMEIVQAIIVMAHTLHLQVVTEGVETLEQQRFLERYGCDYLQGYLLSRPVPLQDLHRVLDELDQRQERLNPALSDPGTGGSGSPDPAPGSPALHAGASTVQLIR, from the coding sequence ATGGACTGGCTGGGTCTGCATTTCATCAGCGAGCTTCCTGACAGTGGGCAGGTAGTCCTGCACGGCACTCACAACCCGGTCCTGGTGCTGCTGGCCTACCTGGTAGCCTGTGCCGCCAGCTTCGCGACCCTGGACATGGCCGAGCGCATCAGTCACGTCGAGCAACCGTCCAGCCAACGCCTGTGGCGCTGTGTCGGCGCCTGCTGCCTGGCCGGGGGTATCTGGACCATGCACTTCATCGCCATGCTGGCGTTCGAAGCACCGCTGAAGATCCACTACGCCCTGCCACCGACCCTGCTGTCCCTGCTCATCGCCCTGATTGCCGCCTGGCTGGCGATGAACACCTTGAGCCACAAGCAATTGCCGTTGTGGCGCTGCGTCATTGCCGCGATATGGATCGGCCTGGGCATCAGCGGCATGCACTACGTCGGCGTCTCGGCCATGCGCTCCAGCGCCGGCCTGTATTACCAGCCGCTGCTCATGGGTCTGTCGCTGCTGCTGGCGATCGCTTGCAGCCTGGCGGCGCTGCTGCTGTCCCGGCACCTGCGCGATGGCAGCGGGATGTTCCATCAACTGCTCAAGTACGCCAGCAGCCTGTTGCTGGGCGGCGGCATCGTGCTGATGCACTTCACCGGCATGTGGTCCATGACCCTGGTCTTGCCCGCCGGCAGCGCGGTCGTCCCGGCCATTCCCAACGAGCACCTGCAACTGGGCCTGACCCTCAGCGTTATCATCCTGCTGATCATCGGCAGCGGCCTCAGCGCAGCCCTGGCGGACAAGAAACTGCAGCACAAGGAACGCGACCTGCACCGGGTCAACGCCTTGCTCTCGCAACTGGACCAGGCCCGGATGTCACTGCAGCAGGTGGCCCACTACGACGCCCTGACCAACCTGATCAACCGCCGCGGCTTCAACCAGCTGTTTGCGGAAAAGCTCATGGAGAAGACCCGCTACGGCGGCATGCTGGCGGTGATGTTCCTCGACATCGACCATTTCAAGCGCATCAACGACAGCCTGGGCCACGACGCCGGCGACGAGTTGCTCAAGGTCATCGCCGGGCATATCAAGAGCTCCACCCGCAGCCATGAAGACGTGGTGGCCCGCCTCGGCGGCGACGAGTTCTGCATTCTCATCACTCTCCACGAGCGCGATGAGGCGCGGCACATGGCCCAGCGCATCATGCACAAGATGAAGGAGCCGATCGAACTCGGCGGCCGGCGCATGGTGATGACCACCAGTATCGGCATCAGCGTCTTCCCCGATGACGGCAAGACCTGCGAGGAGCTGCTGAAAAACGCCGACCTGGCGCTGTATCAATCCAAGGACTCCGGGCGCAATACCCTGCACTTCTTCAACACCAGCCTCAAGACCCGGGCCACCCTGGAGCTGCAGCTGGAAGAGGAACTGCGCAACGCCCTGCGCGACGATCAAGGGCTGCTGCTGCACTACCAGCCGATCTACGACCTCAAGCGCGCCAGGGTCACCAAGCTCGAAGCCCTGATCCGCTGGCAACACCCGCAACACGGGCTGCTGACCCCGGATCGTTTCATCAACATCGCCGAAGCCAACGGCATGATCGCCGAACTGGACAACTGGGTACTGCGCAAGGCCTGCCAGGACCTGGGCCAGCTCTCGCAACAGGGGCGCGGCGAGCTGAAGATCGCGGTCAACTGCTCGGCCCTGAACCTGACGCGCGAGGCCCTGGCCACGGAGATCGAAAGCGCCCTGCGCGATGCCCGGGTGGCGCCGCAGCGCCTGGAGCTGGAGGTCACGGAGAACGCCCTGATGGGCAACATCGCCAGCACCCTGGCGCTGCTCCAGCAGATCCGCAGGCTGGGGGTGTCACTGTCGATCGACGACTTCGGCACGGGCTATTCGTCCCTGGCCTACCTCAAGCGCCTGCCGCTCAACACCCTGAAGATCGATCGCTCGTTCATTCAGGACATCCCCCATTCAACCCAGGACATGGAGATCGTGCAGGCGATCATCGTCATGGCCCACACCCTGCACCTGCAGGTGGTCACCGAGGGGGTGGAAACCCTGGAGCAACAGCGCTTCCTGGAACGCTACGGCTGCGACTACCTGCAGGGCTACCTGCTCAGCCGCCCGGTGCCGCTGCAGGATCTGCACCGGGTGCTGGATGAACTGGACCAGCGCCAGGAACGGCTCAATCCAGCCCTGTCGGATCCCGGTACAGGCGGATCAGGGTCGCCGGATCCTGCTCCAGGTAGCCCTGCGCTCCATGCAGGCGCATCAACTGTGCAGCTAATCCGCTGA
- a CDS encoding NAD(P)-dependent oxidoreductase: MMSALPSLGFAGIGLMGLPMCRRLLAAGYELTVWNRNPQKCAPLVAAGARQVATPAQLCEHADLVLLCLANTDVVREVVFGVDGVAQGARAGQLLLDLSSLEPSATRDMAAALARDTGMTWVDAPVSGGTTGAESGSLAIMVGGEAADIERVRPVLLTLGQRVTHMGAVGAGQVTKACNQMIVACNALVIAEVVALAERSGVDAKLIAEALAGGFADSKPLQILAPQMAESRFEPVKWHVRTLLKDLDGAVKLSREQGSATPISGLAAQLMRLHGAQGYLEQDPATLIRLYRDPTGLD, translated from the coding sequence ATGATGTCAGCGTTACCTTCACTCGGGTTTGCCGGGATCGGCCTGATGGGGCTGCCCATGTGCCGCCGGCTGCTGGCTGCGGGCTATGAGCTGACGGTGTGGAACCGCAATCCGCAGAAATGCGCGCCCCTGGTGGCCGCCGGGGCGCGACAAGTGGCCACACCGGCGCAGCTGTGCGAACACGCCGATCTGGTACTGCTGTGCCTGGCCAATACCGACGTGGTGCGCGAAGTGGTGTTTGGCGTTGATGGTGTTGCCCAGGGCGCCCGGGCCGGGCAACTGCTTCTGGACCTGTCCAGCCTGGAGCCCAGTGCCACCCGGGACATGGCCGCGGCGCTGGCTCGCGACACCGGCATGACCTGGGTCGACGCCCCGGTTTCCGGCGGCACCACGGGCGCCGAGTCCGGCAGCCTGGCGATCATGGTCGGCGGCGAGGCGGCGGACATCGAACGGGTGCGCCCGGTGCTGCTGACCCTGGGGCAGCGGGTCACCCATATGGGCGCGGTGGGCGCCGGTCAGGTGACCAAGGCCTGCAACCAGATGATCGTCGCCTGCAACGCCCTGGTGATTGCCGAAGTGGTGGCCCTGGCGGAACGTTCGGGGGTGGACGCCAAGCTGATCGCCGAGGCCCTGGCCGGCGGCTTTGCCGATTCGAAACCCTTGCAGATTCTCGCTCCGCAAATGGCCGAGAGCCGCTTCGAACCGGTGAAGTGGCATGTGCGGACCCTGCTCAAGGACCTGGACGGCGCGGTGAAATTGTCCCGGGAGCAGGGCTCGGCGACCCCGATCAGCGGATTAGCTGCACAGTTGATGCGCCTGCATGGAGCGCAGGGCTACCTGGAGCAGGATCCGGCGACCCTGATCCGCCTGTACCGGGATCCGACAGGGCTGGATTGA
- a CDS encoding DUF2288 domain-containing protein has translation MTQEPSTLYAKLLGETASISWKELEPFFAKGALLWVDAELDLIEAAQAVAQNEAQKVAAWLAEGKVEKLSATRASDLLERDPQLWAVVVSPWILTQERAAR, from the coding sequence ATGACTCAAGAACCTAGCACCCTCTATGCCAAGCTGCTTGGTGAGACCGCATCTATCAGCTGGAAGGAACTGGAGCCGTTCTTCGCCAAGGGTGCCCTATTGTGGGTCGACGCCGAGCTGGATCTGATCGAGGCGGCCCAGGCGGTGGCGCAGAACGAGGCGCAAAAAGTCGCGGCCTGGCTGGCCGAAGGGAAGGTTGAAAAGCTGTCTGCGACGCGGGCGTCCGATCTGTTGGAACGTGATCCGCAGCTGTGGGCGGTGGTGGTTTCACCGTGGATTCTGACCCAGGAAAGAGCAGCGCGCTGA
- the rapA gene encoding RNA polymerase-associated protein RapA — MAQQYQPGQRWISDSEAELGLGTVLAQDGRLLTVLYPATGDTRQYALRNAPLTRVRFSPGDSITHFEGWKMTVQEVDDVDGLLVYHGLNGQNEAVTLPETQLSNFIQFRLASDRLFAGQIDPLAWFSLRYHTLEHTSRQLQSSLWGLGGVRAQPIAHQLHIAREVADRIAPRVLLADEVGLGKTIEAGLVIHRQLLSGRASRVLILVPENLQHQWLVEMRRRFNLQVALFDEERFIESDASNPFEDTQLALVALEWLVDDEKAQDALFAAGWDLMVVDEAHHLVWHEDQISPEYALVEQLAETIPGVLLLTATPEQLGQDSHFARLRLLDPNRFHDLAAFRAESENYRPVAEAVQELLDKGRLSAEAHQTIHGFLGNEGEALLAAVNDGDSEASARLVRELLDRHGTGRVLFRNTRAAVQGFPERKLHAYPLPCPDEYLELPLGEHAELYPEVSFQAQPEAGDEEQRWWKFDPRVEWLIDQLKMLKRTKVLVICAHAETAMDLEDALRVRSGIPATVFHEGMNILERDRAAAYFADEEFGAQVLICSEIGSEGRNFQFAHHLVLFDLPSHPDLLEQRIGRLDRIGQKHVIELHVPYLETSPQERLFQWYHEALNAFLNTCPTGNALQHQFGPRLLPLLENADDGEWQALIDEARSERERLEAELHTGRDRLLELNSGGAGEGEALVEAILEQDDQFALPIYMETLFDAFGIDSEDHSENALILKPSEKMLDASFPLGDDEGVTITYDRNQALSREDMQFITWEHPMVQGGMDLVLSGSMGNTAVALIKNKALKPGTVLLELLYVSEVVAPRSLQLGRYLPPAALRCLLDANGNDLSPRVAFETLNDQLESVPKASANKFIQAQRDQLAPKINAGEAKVAPRHAERVAEAKRRLAADTDEELARLTALQAVNPTVRDSELVALRKQREQGLAMLDKAALRLEAIRVLVAG, encoded by the coding sequence ATGGCGCAGCAGTATCAACCGGGGCAACGCTGGATTAGTGACAGCGAAGCCGAGCTGGGTTTAGGCACCGTTCTGGCACAGGACGGTCGCTTGCTGACCGTGCTCTATCCGGCCACTGGCGACACCCGCCAGTATGCGCTACGGAATGCGCCCCTCACTCGCGTGAGGTTCTCTCCGGGTGACAGCATCACCCATTTCGAAGGCTGGAAAATGACCGTTCAGGAAGTCGACGACGTCGATGGCCTGCTGGTCTACCACGGTCTCAACGGGCAGAACGAAGCCGTCACCCTGCCGGAAACCCAACTGTCGAACTTCATCCAGTTCCGTCTGGCCAGCGACCGTCTGTTCGCCGGGCAGATCGACCCGCTGGCCTGGTTCTCCCTGCGCTACCACACCCTGGAACACACCAGCCGCCAGCTGCAATCCTCGCTCTGGGGCCTGGGTGGCGTGCGTGCCCAACCCATCGCTCACCAGTTGCACATCGCCCGTGAAGTGGCCGACCGCATCGCGCCGCGGGTCCTGCTGGCAGACGAAGTGGGCCTGGGCAAGACCATCGAAGCCGGCCTGGTGATCCATCGCCAGCTGCTCTCGGGCCGTGCCAGCCGGGTGCTGATCCTGGTTCCGGAAAACCTCCAGCACCAGTGGCTGGTGGAAATGCGCCGCCGTTTCAACCTGCAAGTGGCGCTGTTCGATGAAGAGCGCTTTATCGAAAGCGACGCCAGCAACCCGTTCGAGGACACCCAACTGGCCCTGGTGGCCCTGGAGTGGCTGGTGGACGACGAGAAGGCCCAGGACGCGCTGTTCGCCGCCGGTTGGGACCTGATGGTGGTGGACGAAGCCCACCACCTGGTGTGGCACGAAGACCAGATCAGCCCGGAATACGCCCTGGTTGAACAACTGGCCGAAACCATCCCCGGCGTGCTGCTACTGACCGCGACCCCGGAGCAACTGGGCCAGGACAGCCACTTTGCCCGTTTGCGCCTGCTAGACCCGAACCGTTTCCACGACCTTGCGGCCTTCCGTGCCGAGAGCGAGAACTACCGCCCGGTGGCCGAAGCCGTGCAAGAGCTGCTGGACAAGGGCCGCCTGTCCGCCGAAGCGCACCAGACCATCCACGGCTTCCTCGGCAACGAAGGCGAAGCCCTGCTGGCCGCGGTCAACGACGGCGACAGCGAAGCCAGTGCACGCCTGGTGCGCGAACTGCTGGACCGCCACGGCACCGGCCGCGTGCTGTTCCGCAACACCCGCGCCGCGGTGCAGGGGTTCCCGGAGCGCAAGCTGCATGCCTACCCGCTGCCATGCCCGGACGAATACCTGGAACTGCCCCTGGGCGAACACGCCGAGCTGTACCCGGAAGTCAGCTTCCAGGCGCAGCCCGAGGCCGGCGACGAAGAACAGCGCTGGTGGAAATTCGACCCGCGGGTCGAGTGGCTGATCGACCAGCTGAAGATGCTCAAGCGCACCAAGGTCCTGGTGATCTGCGCCCACGCTGAAACCGCCATGGACCTGGAAGACGCCCTGCGCGTGCGTTCCGGCATCCCGGCCACGGTGTTCCATGAAGGCATGAACATCCTCGAGCGCGACCGCGCGGCGGCCTACTTCGCCGACGAAGAGTTCGGCGCCCAAGTGCTGATCTGCTCGGAAATCGGCAGTGAAGGCCGCAACTTCCAGTTCGCCCACCACCTGGTGCTGTTCGATCTGCCGTCGCACCCGGACCTGCTGGAGCAGCGGATCGGCCGCCTGGACCGGATCGGCCAGAAACACGTGATCGAACTGCACGTGCCGTACCTGGAAACCAGCCCGCAAGAGCGGCTGTTCCAGTGGTACCACGAAGCCCTGAACGCCTTCCTCAACACCTGCCCGACCGGCAACGCCCTGCAGCATCAGTTCGGCCCACGCCTGCTACCGCTGCTGGAAAACGCCGACGATGGCGAGTGGCAAGCGCTGATCGACGAAGCCCGCAGCGAACGCGAACGCCTGGAAGCCGAGCTGCACACCGGCCGCGACCGCCTGCTGGAGCTCAACTCCGGCGGTGCCGGCGAAGGCGAAGCGCTGGTGGAGGCGATTCTTGAACAGGACGACCAGTTCGCCCTGCCGATCTACATGGAAACCCTGTTCGACGCCTTCGGTATCGACAGCGAAGACCACTCGGAAAACGCCCTGATCCTCAAGCCCAGCGAGAAGATGCTCGACGCCAGCTTCCCCCTGGGCGACGACGAAGGCGTGACCATCACTTACGACCGCAACCAGGCGCTGTCCCGCGAGGACATGCAATTCATCACCTGGGAACACCCGATGGTGCAAGGCGGCATGGACCTGGTGCTGTCCGGCTCCATGGGCAACACCGCCGTGGCGCTGATCAAGAACAAGGCGCTCAAACCCGGCACCGTGCTGCTTGAGCTGCTGTACGTCAGTGAAGTGGTCGCTCCACGCTCGTTGCAACTGGGTCGCTACCTGCCGCCGGCCGCCCTGCGCTGCCTGCTGGATGCCAACGGCAACGACCTGTCGCCACGGGTGGCTTTCGAAACCCTCAACGACCAGTTGGAAAGCGTGCCCAAGGCTAGCGCCAACAAGTTCATCCAGGCCCAGCGCGACCAGCTGGCGCCGAAGATCAACGCCGGTGAGGCCAAGGTCGCGCCACGCCACGCCGAGCGTGTGGCTGAAGCGAAACGTCGCCTGGCAGCCGATACCGATGAAGAACTGGCGCGCCTGACCGCCTTGCAAGCGGTCAACCCGACGGTGCGTGACAGCGAGCTGGTCGCCCTGCGCAAGCAACGGGAACAGGGCCTGGCGATGCTGGATAAAGCCGCCCTGCGCCTGGAAGCGATCCGGGTGCTGGTGGCGGGCTGA
- a CDS encoding branched-chain amino acid ABC transporter substrate-binding protein: MNKATKQISKLFAAMVLAGVASHSFAADTIKIGIAGPKTGPVAQYGDMQFSGAKMAIEQINAKGGVNGKKLEAVEYDDACDPKQAVAVANKVVNDGVKFVVGHLCSSSTQPASDIYEDEGVVMITPAATSPDITARGYKMVFRTIGLDSAQGPAAGNYIADHVKPKIVAVLHDKQQYGEGIATAVKQTLEKKGTKVAVFEGINAGDKDFSSLIAKLKQANVDFVYYGGYHPELGLILRQAQEKGLKAKFMGPEGVGNDSISQIAKDASEGLLVTLPKSFDQDPANVALADAFKAKKEDPSGPFVFPSYSAVEVIAGAITNAKSEDSAKVAEAIHAGTFKTPTGDLSFDAKGDLKDFKFVVYEWHFGKPKTEVSLQ; the protein is encoded by the coding sequence ATGAATAAGGCTACTAAGCAGATTTCCAAACTGTTTGCCGCTATGGTCCTGGCCGGTGTTGCCAGCCATTCGTTCGCAGCTGACACCATCAAGATCGGTATCGCCGGCCCCAAGACCGGCCCGGTAGCCCAATACGGCGACATGCAGTTCAGTGGCGCCAAAATGGCCATCGAACAGATCAACGCCAAGGGCGGCGTCAACGGCAAGAAGCTCGAAGCCGTTGAATACGATGACGCCTGCGACCCTAAACAAGCCGTGGCGGTGGCCAACAAAGTGGTCAACGATGGCGTCAAGTTCGTGGTCGGCCACCTGTGCTCCAGCTCCACTCAACCCGCTTCCGACATCTACGAAGACGAAGGCGTGGTGATGATCACCCCCGCCGCCACCAGCCCGGACATCACCGCCCGTGGTTACAAGATGGTGTTCCGCACCATCGGCCTGGACAGCGCCCAGGGCCCGGCCGCCGGCAACTACATCGCCGATCACGTGAAGCCCAAGATCGTCGCCGTGCTCCACGACAAGCAGCAGTACGGTGAAGGCATCGCCACCGCCGTGAAGCAGACCCTGGAGAAGAAAGGCACCAAAGTGGCCGTGTTCGAAGGCATCAACGCCGGCGACAAGGACTTCTCTTCGCTGATCGCCAAGCTCAAGCAAGCCAACGTCGACTTCGTCTACTACGGCGGCTACCACCCAGAGCTGGGCCTGATCCTGCGTCAAGCCCAGGAAAAGGGCCTGAAGGCCAAGTTCATGGGTCCGGAAGGCGTGGGTAACGACTCCATTTCGCAGATCGCCAAGGACGCTTCCGAAGGCCTGCTGGTAACCCTGCCGAAATCCTTCGACCAGGACCCGGCCAACGTCGCCCTGGCTGACGCGTTCAAGGCCAAGAAAGAAGACCCGAGCGGTCCTTTCGTATTCCCTTCCTACTCCGCCGTTGAAGTGATCGCTGGCGCCATTACCAACGCCAAGAGCGAAGACTCGGCCAAGGTGGCTGAAGCCATCCACGCCGGCACCTTCAAGACCCCCACCGGCGACCTGAGCTTCGATGCCAAGGGCGACTTGAAAGACTTCAAATTCGTGGTCTACGAGTGGCACTTCGGCAAACCTAAAACCGAAGTTTCTCTTCAGTAA